A window of the Helianthus annuus cultivar XRQ/B chromosome 4, HanXRQr2.0-SUNRISE, whole genome shotgun sequence genome harbors these coding sequences:
- the LOC118491189 gene encoding uncharacterized protein LOC118491189, with translation MTTTVVSKELLPETAANVTRFITHCGGGPEVSEKYEGEGFSSDLIRSVLKVQHIHRGRVTCILTVKPYVCNAYNTFHGGAVGSIAEMVAIACARTVVKTDKELFLGELSISYLAAAVSQAEVIVDASIVRSGRNLTVVAIEFKLKDSERLNYLCRATFYNMPVASL, from the exons AGAACTACTGCCGGAAACCGCCGCGAACGTCACCAGATTCATCACGCACTGCGGCGGCGGCCCCGAAGTTTCAGAGAAGTACGAAGGCGAGGGTTTCAGTTCCGATTTAATTCGCAGCGTACTTAAAGTTCAGCATATTCATCGCGGCCGTGTAACCTGCATCCTCACCGTCAAACCCTACGTCTGC AACGCTTATAACACGTTTCATGGGGGAGCAGTTGGATCGATAGCAGAGATGGTGGCCATAGCGTGTGCTAGAACTGTGGTCAAGACAGATAAAGAGCTTTTTCTTGGTGAATTAAGCATCTCTTATCTCGCTGCAGCTGTTAGCCAA GCAGAAGTGATCGTTGATGCATCTATAGTAAGGAGTGGGAGGAACTTGACAGTCGTTGCCATAGAGTTCAAGCTAAAGGATTCAGAAAGATTAAATTATTTGTGCCGTGCTACCTTCTATAACATGCCTGTTGCGAGCTTGTGA